One window of Mucilaginibacter inviolabilis genomic DNA carries:
- a CDS encoding aminotransferase class V-fold PLP-dependent enzyme: protein MFKINNSASVLLLIWAFTLYYKIIQLLDMEITPLSPQEIQQLRTETKGTAERIHFNNAGSSLPPDVVVDAVISYLQEEATHGGYETEDKYEKEMEHTYDLIAKLINANRDEVAVMENASIAWGLVFNGIVFIEGDEIITSEMEYLSNLMGFITAQKTHGVKIIVIPTDEQGNFPVQALEDAISPRTKLIAVTHIPSTAGTIIPVVEIGKIARKHQILYLVDACQSIGQLPVDVKEIDCDMLAVTGRKYLRAPRGTGFLYVRKEVQAKLKLILMDGFTAEWVTENDYKIRNDCRRFELTEKNRAVFLGFSKAIEYILNIGVQRTWPRIQQLAASMRKQLEGIEGVTVHDKGDQQCGIVTFSVRGMDSATVKNKMAEKRINVSVGKAKSTLIYMNRYKLSTVVRASVHYYNTEEEIDTMCRVLINIMITEAEKNESLKAIL from the coding sequence ATGTTCAAAATTAATAATTCTGCATCTGTTTTGTTGTTGATCTGGGCTTTTACTTTGTATTATAAAATTATTCAATTACTTGATATGGAAATTACACCATTAAGTCCGCAGGAAATACAGCAGTTAAGGACTGAAACTAAAGGAACTGCCGAAAGGATACATTTCAACAATGCCGGCTCGTCATTACCACCCGATGTGGTTGTTGATGCGGTGATCAGTTACTTACAGGAAGAGGCAACCCATGGTGGTTACGAAACTGAAGATAAGTATGAAAAGGAAATGGAACATACTTATGATCTGATTGCAAAGCTCATCAATGCCAACAGAGATGAAGTGGCAGTTATGGAAAATGCAAGTATTGCCTGGGGGCTGGTATTTAATGGTATTGTTTTTATTGAAGGTGACGAGATCATTACTTCAGAAATGGAATATTTAAGTAATTTGATGGGTTTTATAACCGCGCAGAAAACTCATGGTGTAAAGATAATTGTGATACCTACAGATGAACAAGGTAATTTTCCGGTACAGGCCTTAGAGGATGCTATCTCACCCAGAACAAAATTGATTGCCGTTACACACATACCTTCAACAGCGGGTACTATCATTCCGGTTGTTGAAATAGGTAAGATAGCGCGTAAGCACCAGATTTTATATCTGGTTGATGCTTGTCAGAGTATTGGGCAGCTTCCTGTGGATGTGAAGGAAATAGATTGTGATATGCTTGCAGTTACCGGGCGAAAATATTTACGGGCGCCTCGCGGAACTGGTTTTTTGTATGTACGGAAAGAGGTTCAGGCTAAATTGAAATTGATACTGATGGATGGTTTCACAGCAGAATGGGTTACAGAAAATGACTATAAGATAAGAAATGACTGCCGTCGCTTTGAGCTTACAGAAAAGAACCGTGCTGTTTTTTTAGGTTTTAGTAAAGCCATTGAATATATATTAAATATCGGTGTACAGCGTACCTGGCCCCGTATACAACAGTTAGCCGCCTCCATGCGTAAGCAATTGGAAGGAATTGAAGGAGTAACAGTTCACGATAAAGGCGATCAGCAATGTGGTATTGTGACTTTTTCAGTACGGGGAATGGACAGCGCGACCGTAAAAAACAAAATGGCCGAAAAGCGGATCAATGTATCGGTAGGCAAAGCCAAATCAACACTCATTTATATGAACAGGTATAAGCTAAGTACCGTAGTAAGGGCCTCAGTACATTATTACAATACTGAAGAAGAGATAGATACGATGTGCCGGGTATTAATAAATATCATGATAACTGAAGCAGAAAAAAACGAATCATTAAAAGCGATATTATAA
- a CDS encoding polysaccharide lyase has translation MKKNVLRSGAAIMLIGLSLTSCKKEANVNSNNAEEKPSVNGPNLAVNAVNNTFTVNWNNRTNGATYTQAQANADLGNTSSWNDRAYTTNGKDNTVGSRITLLPNELSGAGGLVTNTSIGAGTAYEMDYDVKFHSQFNWGRGGKVGFGFGIGEHNTGGDAAWDGNGGTLRLMWYSPDSNPNRVYFQPYLYYKDMNGGPSSGNNFGDTFGKSYPSSGALVKGQWYHVHLYIKSNTASNTNGHAQIVIDGTVLLDQDIRWTTNDSKRMIDQLTWHTFRGGSQDYWKTNTTDYIYYDNLSVHRISTN, from the coding sequence ATGAAAAAGAACGTTTTAAGATCGGGAGCAGCTATCATGCTTATCGGTCTCTCGCTTACCTCCTGCAAAAAGGAAGCGAATGTAAACTCCAACAATGCTGAAGAAAAGCCATCTGTAAATGGCCCTAATTTAGCAGTCAACGCGGTTAATAATACCTTTACCGTGAACTGGAACAATCGTACCAATGGTGCTACCTACACCCAGGCGCAAGCCAATGCCGATTTGGGGAACACCAGTTCATGGAATGATCGTGCTTACACCACCAATGGTAAAGATAATACCGTAGGCAGCAGGATTACGCTGCTACCCAATGAGCTTTCCGGCGCCGGTGGTTTGGTAACCAATACCAGTATTGGCGCTGGTACCGCTTATGAGATGGATTACGATGTGAAATTTCACAGCCAGTTTAACTGGGGCCGCGGCGGTAAAGTAGGTTTTGGTTTCGGCATAGGCGAACACAATACAGGTGGAGACGCTGCCTGGGATGGTAACGGCGGAACCTTACGGTTGATGTGGTACTCGCCTGATTCCAATCCAAACAGGGTTTATTTTCAACCTTATCTTTATTATAAGGATATGAATGGCGGCCCTTCGTCAGGTAACAACTTTGGCGATACATTTGGTAAATCCTATCCTTCGAGCGGCGCCCTGGTTAAAGGGCAATGGTATCATGTGCATTTATACATTAAAAGCAATACCGCCAGCAATACCAATGGTCACGCGCAGATTGTTATTGATGGAACTGTTTTACTTGATCAGGACATCAGATGGACAACCAACGATTCCAAACGGATGATTGACCAGTTAACCTGGCATACCTTCAGAGGCGGAAGCCAGGATTATTGGAAAACCAATACTACCGATTATATCTATTATGATAATCTCAGTGTACATCGTATAAGTACT